The following coding sequences lie in one Komagataeibacter sucrofermentans DSM 15973 genomic window:
- a CDS encoding lactonase family protein — MSTNISRRTFAAALAATVPALSRRAVAQTAPGKPRTICYIGGYTQHAPPGGAGNGQGISVFEMNPDTSSLSPLMTYVDIASPSFMAMSSDFKHLYALSEIDDFNANKEGCVTAFSVNRSSGELTKLNVMRSGGAVPAHLSIHASGKYVLVANYMGGTVGVLPIHPDGSLGDPTDVVHNTGPRMPDRAADNPPGNFAISDHSMAHVHMVASDPSGRYVLACDAGLDRVYIWTLDLHTGRLVPAKTPFIAMTPGSAPRHFSFNGKGTMIYILGEQDSKVVAATFNPQTGEIVPQQTVSTVTPHFRGSTLAAGILLSPNGKYLYVSNRLGDSLASFHVNDDGTLNLVEEIWMHADYGRAMMFDPSGTFLFCANQRSDSVTSFRANAQTGVLDFTWNFTPVGSPTTFAFMNTI; from the coding sequence ATGAGCACAAATATCTCCCGCCGTACCTTCGCCGCCGCCCTGGCCGCCACCGTGCCTGCGCTGTCACGGCGCGCCGTGGCCCAGACCGCGCCGGGCAAGCCCCGCACCATCTGCTATATTGGCGGCTACACCCAGCACGCCCCACCGGGAGGCGCTGGCAACGGGCAGGGCATATCGGTGTTCGAGATGAACCCCGATACCAGCAGCCTTTCCCCGCTCATGACCTATGTGGATATCGCCAGTCCGTCCTTCATGGCCATGTCCAGCGATTTCAAGCATCTCTACGCCCTGAGCGAAATTGATGACTTCAACGCCAACAAGGAAGGCTGCGTCACCGCGTTCTCGGTCAACCGTTCGAGCGGGGAACTGACCAAGCTCAATGTCATGCGCTCGGGGGGTGCCGTGCCCGCGCATCTGAGCATCCATGCCTCGGGCAAATACGTGCTGGTGGCCAACTACATGGGCGGCACGGTGGGCGTGCTCCCCATCCATCCCGATGGCAGCCTCGGCGATCCGACCGATGTGGTGCACAACACCGGCCCGCGCATGCCCGACCGCGCGGCGGACAACCCGCCGGGCAACTTCGCCATCAGCGACCATTCCATGGCGCATGTGCACATGGTGGCCTCCGACCCCTCGGGCCGCTACGTGCTGGCCTGTGATGCCGGGCTGGACCGGGTCTATATCTGGACGCTCGACCTGCATACCGGCCGCCTCGTGCCCGCCAAGACACCCTTCATCGCCATGACGCCGGGCTCCGCGCCGCGCCATTTCTCATTCAACGGGAAGGGGACGATGATATACATCCTGGGCGAGCAGGATTCGAAAGTGGTCGCCGCCACCTTCAACCCGCAGACCGGCGAGATCGTGCCGCAGCAGACCGTGAGCACCGTCACGCCGCATTTCCGTGGCAGCACGCTGGCGGCTGGCATCCTGCTCTCGCCCAACGGCAAATACCTGTATGTGTCGAACCGGCTGGGCGATTCGCTGGCCAGCTTCCACGTGAACGATGACGGCACGCTCAACTTGGTGGAAGAAATCTGGATGCATGCCGATTATGGGCGCGCCATGATGTTCGACCCCAGCGGCACCTTCCTGTTCTGCGCCAACCAGCGCAGTGACTCGGTCACGTCGTTCAGGGCCAATGCCCAGACCGGGGTGCTCGACTTTACCTGGAACTTCACCCCCGTGGGCAGCCCGACCACGTTCGCGTTCATGAACACGATCTGA
- a CDS encoding DUF1178 family protein, whose protein sequence is MIRYQLRCGAGHEFEGWFPGSDAFERQAAGGLLSCPHCGSPDVTRALMAPAVHTGMAARQPEETATPATPTPPGHAPQAMPDTMVALLQKIRDTVEAQCDDVGDRFAEEALSMHRGEREARGIYGSMTEHEHAELDEAGVEVHAIPWVRRADS, encoded by the coding sequence ATGATCCGGTATCAGTTACGCTGCGGCGCGGGGCATGAGTTTGAAGGGTGGTTTCCCGGTAGCGACGCATTCGAGCGGCAGGCCGCAGGCGGGCTTCTGTCCTGCCCGCATTGCGGATCGCCCGACGTGACGCGCGCCCTCATGGCGCCTGCCGTCCATACGGGCATGGCCGCCCGGCAGCCGGAAGAAACCGCAACGCCTGCCACGCCCACGCCACCCGGCCATGCGCCACAGGCCATGCCCGACACCATGGTCGCCCTGTTACAGAAAATACGCGATACGGTTGAGGCGCAGTGTGACGACGTGGGCGACCGCTTTGCCGAGGAAGCCCTGAGCATGCACCGTGGCGAGCGTGAAGCCAGGGGCATTTATGGTAGCATGACGGAACACGAGCATGCCGAACTTGATGAGGCGGGCGTGGAGGTTCACGCCATTCCATGGGTTCGGCGCGCTGACAGCTAA
- the ubiG gene encoding bifunctional 2-polyprenyl-6-hydroxyphenol methylase/3-demethylubiquinol 3-O-methyltransferase UbiG, whose translation MQHHDSTVVSADSVAPDEIAHFSDLAARWWDPTGPMRPLHAMNDLRTGWAMRHLPAPVAENGTRRTLLDIGCGAGLASEAFARAGFDVTGLDASQAAITAGRLHLRHHPLPQSAGPLAYRCGSAEELVAHHARFDAIAALEVIEHVTDPAAFLGMLGSLLRPGGVMVVSTMNRTWRSMAMAKIGAEYVLRLLPVGTHDWKKFITPAELGQYAARSGLRVTDVAGMVPGLGGWRESRDMAVNYIAALVRD comes from the coding sequence ATGCAGCATCACGATTCGACCGTTGTGTCGGCGGATTCCGTCGCCCCGGATGAAATCGCCCATTTCAGCGATCTCGCTGCCCGGTGGTGGGATCCCACAGGCCCCATGCGCCCGCTCCATGCCATGAACGACCTGCGCACCGGCTGGGCCATGCGCCACCTGCCCGCCCCCGTGGCGGAGAATGGCACCCGGCGCACGTTGCTTGATATCGGCTGTGGCGCGGGGCTGGCCAGCGAGGCATTCGCCCGCGCGGGGTTTGACGTGACCGGGCTTGATGCATCGCAGGCGGCAATTACGGCGGGGCGGCTGCACCTGCGCCATCACCCCCTGCCCCAGTCCGCAGGCCCCTTGGCCTATCGCTGCGGCAGCGCGGAGGAACTCGTGGCCCACCACGCCCGCTTCGATGCGATTGCCGCCCTTGAGGTGATCGAGCATGTGACCGACCCGGCCGCCTTTCTGGGCATGCTGGGCAGCCTGCTCAGGCCGGGCGGGGTGATGGTGGTCTCGACCATGAACCGCACGTGGCGCTCCATGGCCATGGCCAAGATCGGGGCGGAATACGTGCTGCGCCTGCTGCCCGTAGGCACGCATGACTGGAAGAAGTTCATCACCCCCGCCGAGCTGGGCCAGTACGCCGCCCGCTCAGGCCTGCGCGTGACCGATGTGGCAGGCATGGTGCCCGGGCTAGGTGGCTGGCGCGAAAGCCGCGACATGGCGGTCAACTACATTGCGGCCCTCGTGCGCGACTAA
- a CDS encoding helix-turn-helix domain-containing protein, producing the protein MTDGKRIFRGKATPGAPAPAPGTTPIASVGDMLRARREELGWNLPDVAAWLRIRLPYLQALEDGRPGELPGSAYAIGFLRSYANALGLEGEQLVERFKIESRGAFTRKAELSFPVPLPDRGLPTGVLLLCGLVILVGAYAGWYKLTGSQGIHDLPAKLTLPGLSSGTTASPQVASVLPPADERPTPQPLPPQEREALTGTPAALPPPAALPPMPAPAAPPQPLEKMGEDRNVLAQQAAATPAPVAAGDSVTLNASATTWVQVRKHGGPVLYDHVLQPGETWQTPQGQSDLELTVGNAGGLTLAAGGVTTQPLGRNGEVRHNIPLSPAAVADGSVTRAAPAANIHPPMPSSMQSGGTSATGSGNNLYPPLPQHINPE; encoded by the coding sequence ATGACCGACGGCAAGCGCATTTTTCGCGGCAAGGCAACGCCGGGCGCGCCCGCGCCAGCACCGGGCACCACTCCCATCGCCTCGGTGGGCGACATGCTGCGTGCGCGCCGCGAGGAACTGGGCTGGAACCTGCCTGATGTCGCGGCATGGCTGCGCATCCGCCTGCCGTACCTGCAGGCCCTTGAGGATGGACGCCCCGGCGAACTTCCCGGCTCGGCCTATGCCATCGGCTTCCTGCGCAGCTACGCCAATGCGCTGGGGCTGGAAGGCGAACAGCTTGTTGAACGTTTCAAGATAGAAAGCCGCGGGGCCTTTACCCGCAAGGCCGAACTGTCCTTTCCCGTGCCGCTGCCTGACCGGGGGCTGCCTACCGGCGTGCTCCTGCTGTGTGGGCTCGTAATTCTGGTGGGCGCCTATGCGGGGTGGTACAAGCTGACCGGCTCGCAGGGCATTCATGACCTGCCGGCCAAGCTGACCCTGCCGGGCCTGTCATCGGGCACGACCGCATCGCCGCAGGTGGCCTCGGTGCTGCCGCCGGCGGATGAACGGCCCACGCCGCAGCCCCTGCCACCGCAGGAGCGCGAGGCGCTGACCGGCACGCCTGCCGCATTGCCGCCACCCGCAGCGCTTCCACCCATGCCCGCACCGGCTGCCCCCCCGCAGCCGCTGGAAAAAATGGGCGAGGACCGTAACGTGCTGGCCCAGCAGGCTGCGGCTACCCCAGCACCCGTTGCGGCGGGCGATAGCGTGACCCTGAACGCATCGGCCACGACCTGGGTGCAGGTGCGCAAGCACGGTGGCCCGGTACTGTATGACCACGTGCTCCAGCCCGGCGAGACATGGCAGACACCGCAGGGCCAGTCCGATCTGGAACTGACCGTAGGCAATGCAGGCGGCCTGACGCTTGCCGCGGGCGGGGTCACGACCCAGCCGCTCGGTCGCAATGGCGAAGTGCGGCACAATATTCCGCTAAGCCCGGCGGCAGTGGCTGATGGCTCAGTCACGCGCGCCGCACCGGCGGCAAATATCCACCCGCCAATGCCATCATCCATGCAGTCAGGCGGCACAAGCGCCACAGGGAGCGGCAATAATCTCTATCCGCCCCTCCCGCAGCACATCAATCCAGAGTAA
- a CDS encoding ComF family protein codes for MNRATWWRRAATPVLDLLFPPRCLGCGAEVMEAGHLCGACVGRLHLITPPFCRRCALPFTSRAAAGPDMTCATCQQNPPPWHEARAAMVYDDTARSLILPLKYADCTENVSLLARYMIMAASDIMTGESLFLPVPLHRLRLFGRRYNQAALLARALAGLTGAKALCDGLERIRATRPLEGLGRSQRQRLMHGAITVRPGRIPVLAGRHVIVVDDVMTTGATLAACVVPLLAAGAGRVDVLAAARACGQPAAQ; via the coding sequence ATGAACCGCGCCACGTGGTGGCGCAGGGCCGCAACCCCGGTGCTTGACCTGCTGTTTCCGCCCCGCTGTCTTGGCTGTGGGGCGGAGGTGATGGAGGCGGGGCATCTGTGCGGCGCATGCGTGGGGCGTCTGCACCTGATTACGCCGCCATTCTGCCGCCGCTGCGCCCTGCCATTCACCTCCCGCGCAGCCGCGGGGCCGGACATGACCTGCGCTACATGCCAGCAGAACCCGCCGCCGTGGCACGAAGCCCGTGCCGCCATGGTCTATGATGACACCGCGCGCAGCCTGATCCTGCCGCTGAAATATGCCGACTGCACGGAAAACGTATCGCTGCTGGCACGTTACATGATCATGGCGGCCAGCGACATCATGACCGGCGAAAGTCTTTTCCTGCCGGTTCCGCTGCATCGCCTGCGGCTGTTTGGCCGTCGCTACAACCAGGCCGCCCTTCTGGCCCGCGCGCTGGCAGGGCTGACGGGCGCTAAGGCCCTGTGTGACGGGCTCGAGCGCATCCGCGCCACCCGCCCGCTGGAGGGGCTGGGCCGCAGCCAGCGCCAGCGCCTCATGCACGGGGCGATTACGGTGCGCCCCGGGCGGATTCCCGTGCTGGCGGGGCGGCACGTCATTGTGGTGGATGACGTGATGACCACCGGCGCCACGCTGGCCGCCTGCGTTGTTCCCCTGCTTGCGGCAGGGGCAGGACGGGTTGATGTGCTTGCCGCCGCGCGTGCCTGTGGCCAGCCGGCGGCGCAATAG
- the grxC gene encoding glutaredoxin 3, whose translation MPAIDIYTQPGCPYCIRAVRLLEQKGVPFNEINAPYGTPERAESIRRSGGRSTVPQIFIDNTPIGGCDDMMALERAGRLDGLLGKA comes from the coding sequence ATGCCCGCGATCGATATCTACACCCAACCCGGCTGCCCCTACTGCATCCGCGCCGTGCGGCTGCTCGAGCAGAAGGGGGTTCCCTTCAACGAAATCAATGCCCCTTACGGCACGCCCGAGCGCGCGGAATCCATCCGCCGTTCAGGCGGGCGCAGCACGGTGCCGCAGATCTTCATCGACAACACGCCCATTGGTGGCTGCGATGACATGATGGCGCTGGAGCGCGCGGGCAGGCTCGATGGCCTGCTGGGCAAGGCCTGA
- a CDS encoding methyltransferase domain-containing protein — MSPDVPQIFDRHAVRLHRDRAACNVAAVRPIVEEAATRLLDRLDDVTRPFTTALDIGGRGVVAPLLRARGIETLATDLSPRMALLDTGPAVVMDGEWLPFAPHSFDLVVACLSLHWVNDLPGLLAQVRRVLAPDGLFLACMPILPTLGGLRTALMEAEMAQRGGVSPRISPFPGLRDCAALLQRAGFALPVADADVIELSYATPMGLLADLRHAGETNALCQRARGLTSPALLAEALDRLPRDGDGCVPQSLHMAVMTGWAPAPTQPLPLRPGQFSVSMEEALRGPP; from the coding sequence ATGAGCCCGGATGTGCCGCAGATATTCGACCGCCATGCCGTCAGGCTGCACCGTGACCGCGCCGCATGCAATGTGGCGGCGGTGCGCCCGATTGTGGAAGAAGCCGCTACCCGCCTGCTCGACCGGCTTGATGATGTCACGCGCCCGTTCACCACGGCGCTGGATATTGGCGGCCGTGGCGTCGTGGCCCCGCTCCTGCGCGCGCGCGGCATCGAAACCCTTGCCACCGATCTCTCGCCGCGCATGGCCCTTCTTGATACCGGGCCAGCCGTGGTGATGGATGGGGAATGGCTGCCCTTTGCGCCGCACAGCTTTGATCTGGTGGTGGCGTGTCTTTCGCTGCACTGGGTCAATGACCTGCCGGGACTGCTGGCGCAGGTGCGCCGCGTGCTGGCGCCTGACGGGCTGTTCCTGGCCTGCATGCCCATCCTGCCCACGCTGGGCGGGTTGCGCACGGCCCTGATGGAAGCCGAGATGGCGCAGCGCGGGGGCGTTTCGCCACGCATCTCGCCCTTTCCCGGCCTGCGCGACTGCGCGGCCCTGCTGCAACGCGCTGGGTTTGCCCTGCCAGTAGCCGATGCGGATGTGATCGAACTGAGTTACGCGACCCCCATGGGCCTGCTGGCCGATCTGCGCCACGCAGGCGAGACCAATGCCCTGTGCCAACGCGCACGTGGCCTGACATCGCCCGCCCTGCTGGCCGAGGCCCTTGACCGCCTGCCGCGTGACGGCGATGGCTGCGTGCCGCAGTCGCTGCACATGGCGGTCATGACCGGATGGGCCCCTGCCCCCACGCAACCCCTCCCCCTCCGGCCCGGTCAGTTCAGCGTGAGCATGGAAGAGGCGCTGCGCGGGCCACCGTAA
- a CDS encoding aspartate kinase, with the protein MSPTVPRIVMKFGGTSVADLDRIRAVAEKVRKQVEAGCEVAVVVSAMSGVTNRLVGYCRDLSATHDEREYDAVVSTGEQVTSGLLAIALQKLGINARSWLGWQIPLRTDNAHGKARIESIDGTALIESMRAGQVPVVAGFQGIGEDGRITTLGRGGSDTSAVALAAALKADRCDIYTDVDGIYTTDPRIVTKARKLDRITYEEMLELASVGAKVLQTRSVELAMKERVRVQVLSSFNDGPAPSEGHLPGSLVVDEDEIVEQEQVAGIAYSRDEAKVSVRQLPDRPGIAAAVFGPLADANVNVDMIVQSTGDDGMTNMTFTVGKTDLARAISVLENTHATTQYAELQTDDSVVKISVVGVGMRSHAGVASTMFRTLAERNINVQVISTSEIKVSVLIASEYTELAVRALHTAYGLDAA; encoded by the coding sequence ATGTCCCCTACCGTACCGCGGATCGTGATGAAATTCGGCGGCACTTCTGTCGCTGATCTTGACCGGATTCGGGCCGTGGCGGAAAAAGTCCGGAAACAGGTCGAGGCCGGGTGCGAGGTGGCCGTTGTGGTCTCCGCCATGTCTGGCGTGACCAACCGCCTTGTCGGTTACTGCCGCGATCTTTCCGCCACGCATGATGAACGTGAATACGATGCCGTCGTTTCCACGGGCGAGCAGGTGACCAGCGGCCTGCTGGCCATAGCGCTGCAGAAGCTGGGCATCAACGCCCGCTCCTGGCTGGGCTGGCAGATCCCCCTGCGCACCGATAACGCCCATGGCAAGGCCCGCATCGAATCAATCGACGGCACGGCCCTGATCGAGAGCATGCGCGCAGGCCAGGTGCCGGTCGTGGCGGGCTTTCAGGGCATTGGGGAAGACGGGCGCATCACCACGCTGGGCCGTGGCGGCTCCGACACCTCGGCCGTGGCGCTGGCCGCGGCACTGAAGGCGGATCGCTGCGACATCTACACGGATGTGGACGGAATCTATACAACCGATCCCCGTATTGTTACCAAGGCACGCAAGCTGGACCGCATCACCTACGAGGAAATGCTGGAGCTGGCATCGGTCGGCGCCAAGGTACTCCAGACCCGGAGCGTGGAACTGGCCATGAAGGAGCGCGTGCGCGTGCAGGTGCTTTCCAGTTTCAATGACGGGCCAGCACCATCGGAAGGGCATCTGCCCGGTTCATTAGTCGTGGATGAGGACGAAATCGTGGAACAGGAACAGGTCGCCGGAATTGCCTACTCCCGGGACGAGGCAAAGGTTTCCGTCCGCCAGCTTCCCGATCGGCCGGGCATTGCCGCCGCCGTGTTCGGCCCGCTGGCCGACGCCAACGTGAACGTGGACATGATCGTGCAGAGCACGGGTGATGACGGCATGACCAACATGACCTTCACCGTGGGCAAGACCGATCTCGCGCGTGCCATTTCAGTGCTGGAAAACACGCACGCCACCACCCAGTACGCCGAACTGCAGACCGATGACAGCGTGGTCAAGATCAGTGTCGTGGGCGTGGGCATGCGCTCGCATGCCGGTGTGGCCAGCACCATGTTCCGCACCCTGGCCGAACGCAACATCAACGTGCAGGTCATCTCGACGAGCGAGATCAAGGTCTCGGTGCTGATCGCCTCCGAATATACCGAGCTTGCCGTGCGCGCGCTCCACACCGCTTATGGACTGGATGCCGCGTGA
- a CDS encoding DUF2147 domain-containing protein — protein sequence MHDTKRNTTLRQAGGRIIAAFALPAMAALCAMTVGLASPATAHAGEPDIIGRWMTKDHDGVFEISQCGQQVCGRLAGLRYTTDMPRDKRGEPECNLPMLNGFTPDPETQGHWNGHVTDPDTGHVYHAKLWVSQSGDLKLRGFVAVPLFGETETWTRYTGDIGPACKLP from the coding sequence ATGCACGATACAAAACGGAACACGACCCTGCGCCAGGCGGGTGGCCGCATCATCGCAGCATTCGCCCTGCCAGCCATGGCCGCGTTATGTGCCATGACGGTCGGGCTGGCTTCCCCCGCCACCGCCCATGCCGGGGAGCCGGACATTATTGGCCGCTGGATGACCAAGGACCATGACGGCGTGTTCGAGATCAGCCAGTGCGGGCAGCAGGTGTGCGGCAGGCTGGCAGGGCTGCGCTACACCACCGACATGCCGCGCGACAAGCGGGGCGAGCCCGAATGCAACCTTCCCATGCTCAACGGGTTTACCCCCGACCCAGAAACGCAGGGGCACTGGAATGGCCATGTTACCGATCCGGACACCGGGCATGTGTACCATGCCAAGCTGTGGGTCTCGCAATCGGGCGACCTGAAACTGCGCGGCTTCGTGGCGGTGCCTTTATTTGGTGAAACTGAAACCTGGACCCGCTATACCGGGGATATCGGCCCTGCGTGCAAGCTGCCGTAG
- the moaA gene encoding GTP 3',8-cyclase MoaA — MNHAPLPDSYGRLLTYLRVSVTDRCDMRCIYCMAEDMTFLPKAEILSLPELERLCAAFIRHGVRRLRVTGGEPLVRRDVMSFFHEMGRWLHRDTGQPGLDELTLTTNASRLAEFADGLHAAGVRRVNVSLDSLDPARFARITRRGNLARTLDGIRAAREAGLAVRINTVAMAGVNEDEFDTLIAWCGEIGADLCLIETMPMGETGEDRTDHYLPLSIVRRRLEQNWTLEPLAYRTGGPARYARIGQTGQRIGFITPMTHNFCESCNRVRLSCTGRLYTCLGHEGSTDLRAPLRAGEDDAAMMDHVRAAILRKPQGHDFLIGRDADDPARVRRHMSVTGG, encoded by the coding sequence ATGAACCATGCCCCGCTACCTGATTCCTACGGCCGTCTGCTGACCTACCTGCGCGTATCGGTCACCGACCGTTGCGACATGCGCTGCATCTATTGCATGGCCGAGGACATGACCTTCCTGCCCAAGGCGGAAATCCTGTCATTGCCCGAACTTGAGCGCCTGTGCGCCGCGTTCATCCGTCACGGCGTTCGCAGGTTGCGGGTGACCGGGGGCGAGCCGCTGGTGCGGCGTGATGTCATGTCCTTCTTCCACGAGATGGGCAGATGGCTGCATCGCGATACCGGCCAGCCTGGGCTCGATGAACTCACGCTCACCACCAATGCCAGCAGGCTGGCTGAATTTGCCGATGGCCTGCACGCAGCAGGTGTGCGCCGCGTCAATGTCAGCCTTGATTCGCTTGATCCCGCCCGTTTTGCCCGCATCACTCGGCGTGGCAACCTTGCCCGCACGCTTGATGGCATCCGTGCGGCAAGGGAGGCAGGGCTTGCGGTGCGTATCAACACCGTGGCCATGGCGGGCGTGAATGAGGATGAATTCGATACCCTGATTGCCTGGTGTGGCGAGATCGGCGCCGATCTGTGCCTGATCGAGACCATGCCCATGGGCGAGACGGGAGAGGATCGCACCGACCATTACCTGCCGCTCTCGATCGTGCGCCGCAGGCTTGAGCAGAACTGGACGCTGGAACCACTGGCCTATCGCACCGGCGGCCCGGCGCGGTATGCCCGCATTGGCCAGACAGGCCAGCGTATCGGCTTCATTACGCCCATGACCCATAATTTCTGTGAAAGCTGTAATCGCGTGCGCCTGTCATGCACAGGCAGGCTTTACACCTGCCTAGGCCATGAAGGCTCGACCGACCTGCGCGCGCCGCTGCGCGCGGGTGAGGATGATGCAGCGATGATGGACCATGTCCGCGCCGCCATCCTGCGCAAGCCGCAGGGGCATGATTTCCTGATCGGGCGCGATGCCGATGATCCCGCACGCGTGCGGCGGCACATGAGTGTTACGGGCGGCTGA
- a CDS encoding nitronate monooxygenase family protein — protein sequence MPTTPNASSALTDPARRREARARLDHLCGRGTRFLGSEYALLAGAMSWVSERNLVSAISNAGGFGVLACGAMEPERLAEEIAATQALTNKPFGVNLITMHPRLDDLVQVCISAGITHVVLAGGIPSGPVIRAIKDGGAKVIAFAPAFVLAKRLVRLGVDALVIEGSEAGGHVGPVSLTVLAQEILPHIHDVPVFVAGGLGRGDAILSYLEQGASGAQLGTRFAASRESIAHENFKKAFIRANARDAVTSVQLDERFPVIPVRGLNNAGTRRFMQHQAETLRRFQGGELTKEAAQLDIEHFWAGALRRAVIDGDVENGSVMAGQSVGMITAKQPVSEIINQLVDQAIDALIRQEERARYG from the coding sequence ATGCCCACCACCCCTAATGCCTCATCCGCCCTGACCGACCCCGCGCGCCGCAGGGAGGCCCGTGCCCGCCTTGACCACCTGTGTGGCCGTGGCACGCGGTTTCTGGGCAGCGAATACGCGCTGCTGGCCGGGGCGATGTCTTGGGTGAGCGAGCGCAACCTTGTCTCGGCCATTTCCAACGCCGGCGGCTTTGGCGTGCTGGCCTGCGGCGCAATGGAGCCTGAGCGTCTGGCCGAGGAAATTGCCGCCACGCAGGCGCTGACCAACAAGCCCTTTGGCGTGAACCTGATCACCATGCACCCCCGGCTTGATGATCTGGTGCAGGTCTGTATCAGCGCGGGCATTACCCATGTGGTGCTGGCAGGCGGCATTCCGTCCGGCCCGGTCATCCGCGCCATCAAGGACGGGGGGGCGAAGGTCATTGCCTTCGCGCCTGCCTTTGTTCTGGCCAAGCGGCTGGTGCGGCTGGGCGTCGATGCGCTGGTGATCGAGGGCTCGGAAGCGGGCGGGCATGTCGGTCCCGTGTCGCTGACGGTGCTGGCGCAGGAAATCCTGCCCCATATCCATGACGTGCCGGTGTTCGTGGCAGGCGGCCTGGGGCGGGGGGATGCGATCCTGTCCTATCTTGAGCAGGGTGCATCGGGCGCGCAGCTTGGCACGCGCTTTGCCGCCTCACGCGAGAGCATCGCGCATGAAAACTTCAAGAAGGCCTTCATCCGCGCCAACGCGCGCGATGCGGTGACATCGGTGCAGCTTGACGAGCGCTTTCCGGTCATTCCGGTGCGGGGGCTGAACAATGCGGGCACAAGGCGCTTCATGCAGCACCAGGCGGAAACGCTGCGCCGCTTCCAGGGCGGGGAACTGACCAAGGAAGCTGCCCAGCTCGACATCGAGCATTTCTGGGCAGGCGCCCTGCGCCGCGCCGTAATTGATGGCGATGTGGAGAATGGGTCGGTCATGGCCGGGCAGTCCGTGGGCATGATCACCGCCAAGCAGCCGGTCAGCGAAATTATCAATCAGCTGGTCGATCAGGCCATCGATGCCCTGATCCGTCAGGAAGAGAGGGCTCGCTACGGATGA